The following proteins are co-located in the Apium graveolens cultivar Ventura chromosome 5, ASM990537v1, whole genome shotgun sequence genome:
- the LOC141660325 gene encoding uncharacterized protein LOC141660325 has protein sequence MYCVQYATVIQRQHFISWWNVYMLYLLGLSSISLTQLEITPVADWFQLVTEQHNMEVIMNTCMVCWLLWKNRNDLIWNQRSMEVSEVVNSAYQFLNYWKSVQDRTFDRSMGFMNPEDGDEHLKVPHANSVKINTDVVIFEETNCYSFAFVVRDHVGNLVEARSRCLEGNPSPELAEALGIKEALSWVANADKRNVTVESDCLQVVQHIRGAVQGSTILGSVVQE, from the coding sequence ATGTATTGTGTTCAGTATGCAACTGTCATCCAGAGACAACACTTCATATCTTGGTGGAATGTGTATATGTTGTATCTACTTGGACTAAGTTCAATAAGCTTAACGCAGTTGGAGATTACACCAGTTGCAGACTGGTTCCAGCTGGTAACTGAACAACATAACATGGAGGTGATAATGAATACATGTATGGTTTGCTGGTTATTATGGAAGAACAGGAATGATCTCATATGGAACCAAAGAAGCATGGAAGTTTCAGAAGTAGTGAATTCTGCATACCAGTTTCTTAACTATTGGAAAAGTGTTCAAGATCGAACATTCGATCGTTCGATGGGCTTTATGAACCCAGAAGACGGAGACGAACACTTGAAAGTACCCCATGCAAATAGTGTTAAGATTAATACAGACGTTGTTATCTTCGAGGAAACGAACTGTTACAGTTTTGCTTTCGTTGTACGAGATCATGTGGGTAACCTAGTTGAAGCTCGTTCACGATGTTTGGAAGGAAACCCTAGTCCAGAATTGGCAGAAGCTTTGGGTATTAAAGAAGCACTTAGCTGGGTAGCAAATGCAGACAAAAGAAATGTTACTGTCGAGTCTGATTGTTTGCAGGTGGTGCAGCACATCCGTGGCGCAGTCCAAGGAAGTACTATTTTAGGAAGTGTAGTTCAGGAGTag
- the LOC141724400 gene encoding short-chain dehydrogenase TIC 32, chloroplastic-like — translation MWILGFNGPSGFSARATAEQVTDGIDGSGLTAIVTGSSNGIGIETARVLALRGVHVVMGVRNVNAGKKVKEDILQKIPNAKIDVMEIDLNSQDSIRRFAEEYISCGHPLNILVNNAGIMSPPFTLSKDNIEQQFAVNHLGAFLLTNLLLDTMKKTAKDSQKEGRIINISSDLHFYGYKEGIRFDKLNDEASYNANSAYGQSKLCNILHTNVLTRKFKEEGVNITANSLHPGVIATNLLSNHGGLLGWFNTFAQWVTKNIPQGAATTCYLALNPQVKDISGGYFADSNQSKPSKLANDEELANKLWDVSLTLTAPK, via the exons ATGTGGATTTTGGGATTCAATGGTCCATCTGGATTCTCTGCTCGTGCTACTGCTGAGCAAGTTACTGATGGTATCGATGGATCTGGCCTTACTGCTATTGTTACAG GATCGTCGAATGGTATTGGAATAGAGACTGCACGTGTGCTCGCCTTACGTGGTGTTCATGTTGTTATGGGAGTTAGGAATGTTAATGCTGGAAAAAAAGTTAAAGAAGATATACTTCAGAAAATTCCCAATGCTAAAATAGATGTAATGGAAATTGATCTTAACTCACAGGACTCAATAAGGAGATTTGCTGAGGAATATATATCATGTGGTCATCCTCTGAATATCCTTGT TAATAATGCAGGGATTATGTCCCCTCCCTTCACGCTTTCCAAAGACAACATTGAACAACAATTTGCAGTTAACCATTTAG GTGCATTTCTTTTGACAAACCTTTTGCTGGATACAATGAAAAAGACGGCAAAAGATAGCCAGAAAGAAGGAAGAATCATTAATATATCATCGGACCTCCACTTCTATGGATATAAAGAAGGAATTCGTTTTGACAAGTTAAATGATGAAGCAAG CTACAATGCCAATAGTGCATATGGTCAATCAAAGCTTTGTAATATCTTGCACACCAATGTGCTTACCAGGAAATTCAAG GAGGAAGGGGTAAATATTACTGCTAATTCACTTCATCCTGGAGTTATTGCCACAAATCTTCTCAGCAATCACGGTGGTCTTCTTGGCT GGTTTAATACTTTTGCTCAATGGGTGACTAAAAACATTCCCCAG GGAGCAGCAACAACATGCTATCTGGCATTAAATCCACAAGTTAAGGATATATCGGGTGGATATTTTGCGGACAGCAATCAATCCAAACCAAGCAAGCTGGCGAATGATGAAGAATTGGCCAATAAACTGTGGGATGTTAGCTTGACCTTAACTGCTCCCAAGTAG
- the LOC141724399 gene encoding mannose-1-phosphate guanylyltransferase 1-like → MKALILVGGFGTRLRPLTLSFPKPLVDFANKPMILHQIEALKAIGVSEVVLAINYQPEVMLNFLKDFETKLGIKITCSQETEPLGTAGPLALARDKLVDESGEPFFVLNSDVISEYPLKQMIEFHKSHGGEASLMVTQVQEPSKYGVVVMDELTGRVTEFVEKPKLFVGNKINAGIYLLNPSTLDRIELRPTSIEKEVFPKIAEEKKLFAMVLPGFWMDIGQPRDYISGLRLYLDSLRRNSPSKLMTGSHIVGNVIVDDTAQIGEGCLIGPDVAIGPGCVIESGVRLSGCTVMRGVRVKKHACISSSIIGWHSTVGQWARVENMTILGEDVHVCDEIYSNGGVVLPHKEIKSSILKPEIVM, encoded by the exons ATGAAGGCTCTTATTCTCGTTGGAGGATTTGGAACTCGGTTGAGGCCATTGACTCTCAGCTTTCCCAAGCCCCTGGTTGATTTTGCTAACAAGCCTATGATTTTGCATCAG ATTGAGGCTCTGAAGGCTATCGGAGTAAGTGAAGTAGTTCTAGCTATCAATTACCAACCGGAG GTGATGCTGAACTTCTTGAAAGATTTTGAGACTAAGCTTGGTATCAAGATCACATGCTCACAAGAGACTGAACCACTTGGCACTGCAGGACCTCTAGCTTTAGCCAGAGACAAACTAGTCGATGAGAGCGGTGAGCCATTTTTTGTGCTAAACAGTGATGTGATCAGTGAATACCCCCTCAAGCAGATGATCGAGTTCCACAAATCCCATGGGGGTGAGGCTTCCTTAATGGTTACACAG GTGCAGGAGCCTTCAAAATATGGCGTCGTTGTGATGGACGAGTTAACAGGGCGAGTTACAGAATTTGTTGAGAAACCCAAATTATTTGTAGGCAACAAGATCAATGCTGGGATTTACCTTCTGAACCCATCCACACTCGATAGAATTGAACTAAGACCTACCTCAATTGAAAAGGAGGTTTTTCCGAAAATCGCAGAAGAAAAGAAGCTGTTTGCTATGGTCCTTCCAGGATTCTGGATGGACATTGGACAGCCAAGGGATTACATTAGTGGTCTTAGACTCTATCTAGACTCCCTTAGAAGGAACTCTCCTTCTAAATTAATGACAGGATCACACATTGTTGGTAATGTAATAGTGGATGACACTGCACAAATTGGAGAGGGATGTTTGATTGGACCTGATGTTGCTATTGGGCCTGGTTGTGTGATTGAGTCAGGAGTTAGACTCTCTGGCTGTACTGTGATGCGCGGTGTTCGTGTCAAGAAGCATGCCTGCATTTCCAGCAGTATCATTGGTTGGCACTCGACTGTTGGACAATGGGCTCGCGTTGAAAACATGACTATTCTTGGAGAGGATGTTCATGTCTGCGATGAAATTTACAGTAATGGAGGTGTAGTTCTGCCTCACAAGGAAATTAAGTCTAGCATTCTGAAGCCAGAGATTGTGATGTGA